In the Glycine max cultivar Williams 82 chromosome 6, Glycine_max_v4.0, whole genome shotgun sequence genome, CGTTCTCGTCCAGCAGCGCCATGACCTCTCTCTCGGCCCCTCTTCTCCGCTGCTGTACCTGGACCTGCATCTGCTCATGCTGTCTCCTCCAGTGAAGCTCTGCCAGCTCAGCCTCCAAGCCGCGAACATACTCCTGAGCCGAAGCCGAATTAGACTGCATGAGAAGTACACGCGCCGAGGCAAGCAAATGATGAGCACTGGTGAAGTCAGGGCTATGCTCAAGGAGCCTCCTCGACTCTGCAATGGCTCGGGCGGTTATGAAGAGATTCCTTAGCCTCTCAATCCTTGTACCGGAACTCTGGGGCGGCGGCACCAGAAGACCCTGCTCCCTACCGTATACGATCTCCTGCGTGGCAGGGTCTTTATACAAACACCGTACCGTCATCACGTGGTTGTGGGCCCCAGTTCCTGACGATGCTGGAACTCTCAACTCAACCAATAGCTCCCTCTCTTCCTCGGCGTACAAATCCCCCATCCTCACCGCCCCTGAGCTCATCAGTGTTGGCCTTCCACTGCACGAGTAAATCGCACTTATCTCAACCGACTCAGATTCAAACCCTACTTGAATCCTCAAATCCTGAACCACCACGCTCAAAAGCCCACCCACGCACTTCGCAAACGCGTCCTCCCCCGGTTCCTGACTGTAACCGCTCTTCGCCCCGAACCCAAACGCGTGAATCGGAATCTCGATATGCGCGAACCGCGTCGACGAAACGTGGCTCGATGACTTCCTCTGATTATTATTACCTCTCTGATTTTGAACCTTTTCTTCTTGACCGTCTGATAAGAGCATGACGCTGGCCACCGGGTTTCTTTCTCTGCGATCTTCCAACACTCTGGTGGCTTTCCTCAACGCATCCCCTACGCTGGAGCCTTGACCTATCACTAGCCGGTCAACGATTCGACGAGCCACGCGCTGACCTTGGCTTGTCATTCTTCGCAAAGGTAAGAGCCGTTTGGAGGTGGCTGAGAAAGCCACGATGGAGAGCCTGTCAGCGGTGCCAAGCGATGAGATAACCAAACGCATCGCGCGCTTCAGCATGTGAAGCTTCCCGCCGGTCATGTTTCCACCTACGTCCAGCACGGTCACCAGATCTATTGGCGCGCGCTGCGACGGCGCCGCGCTGCTCCGCGAAGGAGGTGGTGGCGGCGGTGGAGCCTTCACTTTTAAGACCAAAGCGTAGGTCTCGTGTGCTCGTGAAACTGAGATGACAGCGCACTCCGGCATCAGTTTCACCTGAACTGTTCTGGAATCTCCGTCGCTGGTTTGCAACGAATCGGAGTAGGATTTGGAAGAGGATGAGTTCTTTGGATTGACGAAAAAGCCCTGGAACTCGCCGGGGTCTTCATCCTCGTCCTCGTCGGCTTCGGGAATGGGAATAATCCGGCCGTCGGAGGTGGGAGAGAGGAGTGGTTCATCGTCGTCGTAGGACCTGCTTGGATCGGAATGCTTTGCCGGTGGCTCCacgtggttgttgttgttgtaggcTTTGAAAACGGGGGAGGCATTATTATTCTCTGTTGGCTTTTTGTCGCTGGCAGCATTGGTGTAAGGACTTTCTGCGACCCTCTGGACGACGACGACGTTGTTTTGCGTGGCGGATTCTGGAGCGAGGTTCTTGTGCGCCGCAAGTAGAGGCACGTCTTTCCACGTGGCGTTGCATACGGGGCACACCAGGCTTCCATGCTTGCGTACATGCGCTGCGATGCACGGGAAATGAAACGCGTGACCACATTCCGCTGTGTAAATCGCCGTACCCTGTCCCGTCTTCACGCTGTTCAAGCAAATTCCGCAGCTACTCTGCTCAACCACAACAaacttaactaattaattattactccATGCatcagaattttattttattttaattaagaaagaaaCATAGCATACCCTGAATTTGAAGCTGTTCCTGAAGAGGGAGAGCTTGAGAGGGGAGCGAGGAGAAGTTGGATTTGAGACCGATAGCGTTTTTGGTGATTTCGCTGCTCTGGGGGTGGTATTCTTGCTATGAACTCTGGGACTCTCACTTACTGTAACTGTTTGAGAAACAGTTTCCGCTGTTGTTGTACAACGCAAGCGTGGGGTGGAAGGGTTGCTACCTCCGGAGAGAAAACCCAATCTGGCGCAGCTTCTTGGGCTCGGGCTCGGGCTTTGGCTCGGGCTTCTGGGCTGTTTATCCGATATGGTAGAAGCAGGGTCGCGGGTGCAGAAGGCTCTTCTCCAACCAGTACCCATCTTTACACTGAGAGCTACTCCACAAGTCTCTTTTTCTATCGATCACTTTCTGtcgcttttttttattttatttatttatgctgTTTACCTCAAA is a window encoding:
- the LOC100811495 gene encoding E3 ubiquitin-protein ligase WAV3, whose amino-acid sequence is MGTGWRRAFCTRDPASTISDKQPRSPSQSPSPSPRSCARLGFLSGGSNPSTPRLRCTTTAETVSQTVTVSESPRVHSKNTTPRAAKSPKTLSVSNPTSPRSPLKLSLFRNSFKFRSSCGICLNSVKTGQGTAIYTAECGHAFHFPCIAAHVRKHGSLVCPVCNATWKDVPLLAAHKNLAPESATQNNVVVVQRVAESPYTNAASDKKPTENNNASPVFKAYNNNNHVEPPAKHSDPSRSYDDDEPLLSPTSDGRIIPIPEADEDEDEDPGEFQGFFVNPKNSSSSKSYSDSLQTSDGDSRTVQVKLMPECAVISVSRAHETYALVLKVKAPPPPPPPSRSSAAPSQRAPIDLVTVLDVGGNMTGGKLHMLKRAMRLVISSLGTADRLSIVAFSATSKRLLPLRRMTSQGQRVARRIVDRLVIGQGSSVGDALRKATRVLEDRRERNPVASVMLLSDGQEEKVQNQRGNNNQRKSSSHVSSTRFAHIEIPIHAFGFGAKSGYSQEPGEDAFAKCVGGLLSVVVQDLRIQVGFESESVEISAIYSCSGRPTLMSSGAVRMGDLYAEEERELLVELRVPASSGTGAHNHVMTVRCLYKDPATQEIVYGREQGLLVPPPQSSGTRIERLRNLFITARAIAESRRLLEHSPDFTSAHHLLASARVLLMQSNSASAQEYVRGLEAELAELHWRRQHEQMQVQVQQRRRGAEREVMALLDENGEPLTPTSAWRAAEKLAKMAMMKKSLNRVSDLHGFENARF